In a single window of the Rhinoraja longicauda isolate Sanriku21f chromosome 10, sRhiLon1.1, whole genome shotgun sequence genome:
- the LOC144597583 gene encoding putative G-protein coupled receptor 139, whose protein sequence is MREATILHQIEDIYYPVLAAVGIPVNLMAIVILSRGKCGLSRCITLYLVAMATADSMVIFTDVILYTIIPFHFPGTYLDTTPAISLLLVLLSAAIDVSVWFTVTFTFDRFVAICCQKLRTKYCTSETATVVLIAVSVMLSLKNIPWYFIYEPEYIVDNVPWGVIISSNFFTESAWVAYDCLCIILTPFLPFLLILLLNALTVRHILVVGRIRKRLQQCNNNLERHDPEMEKRRKSIILLFTISGSFILLWMTNVLYFIYWRIANVYDYVGVHDPSNITEQTGYMLQLLSSCTNTCIYVVTQTRFREQLRDALMYPFIAVVAWFQ, encoded by the exons ATGCGGGAGGCAACAATACTGCATCAGATAGAAGACATTTACTACCCTGTTCTTGCAGCTGTGGGGATTCCTG TCAACTTGATGGCCATTGTGATCCTGTCGAGAGGAAAGTGCGGACTCTCCAGGTGCATCACtctctacctggtggccatggcgacGGCGGATTCGATGGTGATTTTCACCGATGTGATACTGTACACGATCATTCCGTTTCATTTCCCGGGAACATACCTGGACACCACTCCTGCAATATCCCTCCTGCTCGTCCTGCTGTCTGCAGCAATCGATgtctctgtctggttcaccgtcactttcaccttcgaCCGATTTGTCGCCATCTGTTGTCAGAAGCTGAGAACCAAATATTGCACTTCAGAAACTGCCACAGTGGTTCTAATAGCAGTGAGcgtgatgctcagtctgaagaacatccCTTGGTACTTTATATATGAGCCTGAGTATATTGTTGACAATGTACCTTGGGGTGTGATCATTTCAtcaaactttttcacagaaagtgCCTGGGTGGCATATGACTGCCTCTGTATTATTCTAACACCTTTCCTTCCATTCCTcctgattctgctgctcaatgcaTTGACAGTCAGACACATTCTGGTGGTGGGCAGAATCCGCAAGAGGTTACAGCAATGCAACAATAATTTGGAGCGCCATGACCCAGAGATGGAGAAGAGAAGGAAATCCATCATTTTGCTCTTCACCATTTCGGGTAGCTTTATACTTTTATGGATGACGAATGTTCTGTATTTCATCTACTGGAGGATTGCAAATGTTTATGATTATGTGGGTGTCCATGACCCCAGCAACATCACTGAACAAACTGGCTACATGCTGCAGCTTCTGAGCTCCTGCACCAACACCTGTATTTATGTGGTGACCCAGACTAGGTTCAGAGAGCAGCTGAGGGATGCCCTGATGTACCCCTTCATTGCGGTTGTTGCATGGTTTCAGTGA